A genome region from Nocardiopsis exhalans includes the following:
- a CDS encoding FxLD family lanthipeptide, with translation MLQAAPETRQETSSPFTLDIRLIENSDTTPLINLTDDGCGSSCPSACTTSTAD, from the coding sequence ATGTTGCAGGCTGCACCGGAAACCCGGCAGGAGACCTCCTCCCCCTTCACCCTGGACATCCGCCTGATCGAGAACAGCGACACCACACCGCTGATCAACCTCACCGACGACGGGTGCGGATCCAGCTGCCCCAGCGCCTGCACCACCAGCACGGCGGACTGA
- a CDS encoding DUF6879 family protein: protein MRLEGEAWQEFFHSFQREAFRLETLPGYTVPEEEDELRQFLAGVTRPPQELHTDTYLIKVREHVAAGRRMRRVHTLTSPLNDHLRFQFEWGYAFSTAAGEEVHILDFATTPDPGLPQQDFWLFDDEHVVLMHYAADGTQTGRELLEDADPAPYVRYKDLALEHAVPFPEYYKAAPLDP, encoded by the coding sequence GTGCGCTTGGAAGGTGAGGCCTGGCAGGAGTTCTTCCACTCCTTCCAACGGGAGGCGTTCCGACTCGAAACCCTGCCCGGCTACACCGTGCCCGAGGAAGAGGACGAACTCCGCCAGTTCCTGGCCGGGGTGACCCGCCCGCCCCAGGAGCTGCACACCGACACCTACCTGATCAAGGTCCGCGAACACGTCGCGGCCGGCCGCAGGATGCGCCGGGTGCACACCCTCACCAGTCCGCTCAACGACCACCTGAGGTTCCAGTTCGAGTGGGGCTATGCCTTTAGTACCGCGGCGGGCGAGGAGGTTCACATCCTCGACTTCGCGACCACCCCTGACCCCGGGCTGCCCCAGCAGGATTTCTGGCTCTTCGACGACGAGCACGTGGTGCTGATGCACTACGCTGCCGACGGCACCCAGACCGGCCGGGAACTCCTGGAGGACGCAGACCCCGCCCCCTACGTCCGGTACAAGGACCTGGCGCTGGAACACGCCGTCCCCTTCCCCGAGTACTACAAGGCCGCACCGCTTGACCCTTGA
- a CDS encoding lantibiotic dehydratase family protein codes for MTAMTPGWQVIGQPHVRTCALRLATPGAPDLTGTDTATWRHWARQVWAEPAVAEAITHASPALAAGVASLCSQEPADVSVKRARKTTAALLRYLLRIRHRATPFGLFAGVAPTKFTESASAEFGTNHQRLARVNGAWMAQVLGELVSLPQVRERLHLAANNTVTEQDGAFTVAQFARSGPDTDPGEVRIGATPPVRLVLDKARTPTSWNALVQALISNHPGGSPDQAEDMLARLLSLRALHPHVCAPLTAQDPLQHLLSALTRLGGHTLPQARPWVSRLEQVHSLIRSHNRGGADPNLLRKAQQAVDEFSPGPPLGVDVRVDASITLPCSVARSAEQAAHLLGVLSPHPEGLPAWQGYRERFTGRYGDRLVPLAEILDPQGLGLPPAHSAPVQAAGGERVGLRERWLLKRAQAAALEGEREVLVDELVRELAASRAVRPPEHTELNLRIESPSITALESGRFRLAVLGASRAMATMVGRFTALTSTTSGWASLLSHSMGAVPVQLSFPPVRAASAHVAHAPQLAEHLLHIGEYPGSSNGSLAVEDLAVGDDGRELFLWSHTLDARVEPFVPHALNLRYAPPLARFLAELPRANRTVLTGFDWGTASVLPFLPRLRWGNLVLADARWRITATELPPPSAAWPHWHQAWSSWARQRRLPEAVELGAGDQRLRLDLSEPGCLFLLRTHLNKEDSAVLTQAPSPTTSGWCRGRPVEVVLQLRRETSA; via the coding sequence ATGACTGCGATGACACCGGGCTGGCAGGTGATCGGCCAACCTCACGTGCGCACGTGCGCTCTCCGCCTCGCCACCCCCGGCGCCCCGGACCTGACAGGCACGGATACCGCCACCTGGAGGCATTGGGCTCGCCAGGTGTGGGCCGAGCCCGCGGTGGCCGAAGCGATCACGCACGCCTCCCCCGCCCTGGCTGCAGGCGTCGCATCGCTGTGCTCCCAAGAACCAGCAGACGTGTCGGTCAAGCGCGCCCGCAAGACCACGGCGGCCCTGCTGCGGTACCTCCTGCGTATCCGCCACCGGGCCACACCCTTCGGACTCTTCGCCGGGGTAGCGCCGACCAAGTTCACCGAGTCGGCCTCCGCCGAGTTCGGAACCAATCATCAGCGCCTCGCCCGCGTCAACGGAGCCTGGATGGCCCAGGTCCTTGGGGAGCTGGTATCGCTGCCCCAGGTGCGCGAACGCCTCCATCTGGCAGCGAACAACACCGTCACCGAGCAGGACGGTGCGTTCACCGTGGCACAGTTCGCCCGTTCGGGACCCGACACCGACCCGGGAGAGGTACGGATCGGCGCGACCCCTCCAGTCCGGCTCGTCCTGGACAAAGCCCGTACTCCGACCAGCTGGAATGCCCTGGTCCAAGCGCTCATCAGCAACCACCCCGGCGGATCACCCGACCAAGCCGAAGACATGCTCGCCCGTCTGCTGAGCCTGCGGGCCCTGCACCCCCACGTGTGCGCTCCCCTGACAGCCCAAGACCCGCTCCAACACCTGTTGAGTGCCCTCACCCGGCTGGGCGGCCACACCCTGCCCCAGGCCCGCCCCTGGGTCTCTCGACTCGAGCAGGTGCACTCCTTGATCCGCTCCCACAACCGAGGCGGAGCCGATCCGAACCTGCTGCGCAAAGCACAACAGGCCGTTGACGAGTTCTCACCGGGCCCTCCCTTGGGAGTGGACGTGCGCGTGGACGCCAGCATCACGCTCCCCTGCTCGGTGGCGCGCTCGGCCGAACAGGCCGCGCACCTACTCGGTGTGCTCTCACCCCACCCGGAAGGCCTTCCCGCCTGGCAGGGTTACCGGGAACGCTTCACCGGCCGCTACGGGGACCGGCTCGTGCCCCTGGCCGAAATCCTCGACCCCCAAGGGCTGGGGCTGCCTCCCGCTCACAGCGCCCCCGTTCAGGCTGCGGGCGGGGAGCGGGTGGGGCTGCGCGAGCGGTGGTTGCTCAAACGAGCCCAGGCGGCGGCGTTGGAGGGTGAGCGAGAGGTCCTCGTGGACGAGCTCGTACGCGAGTTGGCCGCCTCCCGCGCGGTGCGCCCACCGGAGCACACCGAGCTGAACCTGCGTATCGAATCACCCTCGATCACAGCGTTGGAGAGCGGCCGCTTCCGTCTGGCGGTTCTGGGCGCCTCGCGTGCCATGGCCACCATGGTCGGGCGTTTCACCGCCCTGACCAGCACCACCTCCGGCTGGGCGAGCCTGCTCTCGCACAGCATGGGCGCTGTGCCGGTGCAGCTGTCCTTTCCGCCGGTACGAGCGGCGAGCGCCCATGTCGCCCACGCCCCGCAACTGGCAGAACACCTCCTGCACATCGGCGAATACCCGGGGAGCAGCAACGGCTCCTTGGCGGTGGAGGACCTTGCGGTCGGCGACGACGGCCGCGAACTGTTCCTGTGGTCCCACACCCTGGACGCCCGTGTCGAGCCGTTCGTGCCCCATGCGCTGAACCTGCGCTACGCCCCGCCCCTGGCCCGGTTCCTGGCCGAGCTTCCCCGGGCCAACAGGACCGTGCTCACCGGTTTCGACTGGGGCACCGCCTCCGTGCTGCCGTTCCTGCCCCGCCTGCGCTGGGGCAACCTCGTCCTCGCCGACGCCCGCTGGCGCATCACCGCCACCGAACTCCCCCCTCCCAGCGCGGCTTGGCCGCACTGGCACCAGGCCTGGAGCTCCTGGGCGCGGCAGCGTCGCCTTCCCGAGGCGGTTGAGCTGGGTGCGGGTGACCAAAGGCTCCGCCTGGACTTGTCCGAGCCCGGGTGCCTGTTCCTGTTGCGCACCCACCTGAACAAGGAAGACAGCGCCGTGCTCACCCAAGCCCCCTCCCCCACCACCTCGGGGTGGTGCCGCGGCCGGCCGGTCGAAGTGGTCCTGCAACTGCGCCGAGAAACGTCAGCATGA
- a CDS encoding helix-turn-helix domain-containing protein, whose amino-acid sequence MTLEPEHADRQRGELADALRRLRRAAGLTGASLATRTGMSQAKVSKIENNRIRPSVVDVERILTALEVSTTGEDGARLLELARVANSDYQGFRTALQRGLGELQRDLSAIESAASTVRFFLPCMITGLLQTPEYARQTLTHPLVNRGAEWQSALARRLERQQILYRPGKQFVFVLTEAALRWPLCPPAVMALQMDRIASLSELAGVDIRIVPAHPAVPSGPLNGFTLYDDRLVTVEVFTGELALRDPKDISYSREIFDFFHEHALSGEKCRSFLGELAREFRSRAQADIP is encoded by the coding sequence TTGACCCTTGAGCCCGAACACGCTGACCGGCAGCGCGGCGAGTTGGCCGACGCACTGCGTCGCCTGCGCCGCGCTGCCGGTCTGACCGGTGCCAGCCTTGCTACCCGTACCGGGATGAGCCAGGCCAAGGTCAGCAAGATCGAGAACAACCGCATCCGCCCCTCGGTGGTGGATGTCGAACGCATTCTCACCGCACTCGAGGTCTCCACCACCGGCGAGGACGGTGCCCGGCTACTCGAGTTGGCTAGGGTCGCCAACTCCGACTACCAAGGGTTCCGCACGGCCCTGCAGCGAGGTTTGGGCGAGCTCCAGCGGGACCTGTCCGCGATCGAGAGCGCCGCCTCCACGGTGCGTTTCTTCCTGCCGTGCATGATCACCGGGCTGCTCCAGACCCCCGAGTACGCGCGCCAGACTCTGACGCACCCGCTGGTGAACCGCGGCGCGGAGTGGCAGTCAGCCCTGGCACGGCGTCTGGAACGCCAGCAGATCCTCTACCGCCCCGGAAAACAGTTCGTGTTCGTGCTGACCGAGGCCGCGTTGCGCTGGCCGCTGTGTCCGCCCGCGGTCATGGCCCTGCAGATGGACCGGATCGCCTCCCTCAGCGAACTCGCGGGGGTCGATATCCGCATCGTTCCGGCCCACCCTGCGGTGCCCAGCGGCCCGCTCAACGGCTTCACACTCTACGACGACCGTCTGGTCACCGTGGAGGTGTTCACCGGGGAACTCGCCCTGCGCGATCCCAAGGACATCTCCTACAGCCGTGAGATCTTCGACTTCTTCCACGAGCACGCCCTTTCAGGCGAAAAGTGCCGCTCTTTCCTCGGTGAACTCGCCCGAGAGTTCCGTTCCAGAGCACAAGCGGACATTCCGTAG